A window of the Pseudoalteromonas sp. A25 genome harbors these coding sequences:
- a CDS encoding DUF3283 family protein has product MSFNLCKLPRQEKYQIQLDYEASFWAYQIKRAKNTREAVYETINNRPLSEQDTLKQRFEYYLSIMLAG; this is encoded by the coding sequence ATGAGTTTTAACTTGTGCAAATTACCCAGACAAGAAAAATATCAAATTCAATTAGACTATGAAGCTTCGTTTTGGGCTTATCAAATTAAGCGCGCAAAAAATACACGTGAAGCTGTTTATGAAACCATAAACAATCGCCCCCTGTCTGAACAAGACACCTTAAAACAGCGCTTTGAGTATTACTTAAGTATTATGCTTGCAGGTTAG
- a CDS encoding EAL domain-containing protein — translation MQNIFSKLAVLLFSVILCFSTPLSHASQVYRLSPAEGLSQSYVNSLMFDKKGFLWLSTEGGLNRYDGYQVLSVKGPNGILDEAVIDVIYQDPQGRIWITSRAFGIYSYDPQKDAFRQYMNSARSEEEFLQLGVNAVLAKNADQLWLARGDNVSLLDINSGEISIEIPLPIDKELGFVRALMAVDDYLFIASSQGAFIYHQKLKKLISVKHIDTIEHEFQLHTKSFALLDPDTLLIGAVKGLYKVDISQLEQMFEYTDNRWEYETLISDLNIWKIVTKPDKLVLGTDKGLMYFNADTKEIARDQRIAQSQYSLTDTAIVDFIEDSQGALWVATKMDGAFYLPKKQSVFTNVNALTVKGEGFSHSNVWDLQAYDGMIWAATNDGLTRYNPNTEKTRYYLKGYLGEAIQPEFSIYRMYLYRDEFWLLTNRGLFAFNPKTHDIRRPSVKDSQYKEVMQDFVFGITLLQSGDVYFINNDKGFFHYDIENQKLSKLAGDLQTQDPFLSMGFSAPLPDKPEQPLYFSGGILYRFDPSSQTLEKVYASPNANEHSPDNILTYTIDKNNILWLAMSNMGLIGLTLDGYEVAHTIDLRQLKLETPMYEMRQDNAGMIWMSSHKGIWRLDPDNLHMQQFITEDGLYSNEFNWGASEQLPDGTLVYGSLKGFTWFDPAVNRPRKPLLSRVNITSVELMSRKLDINGLKEIEHLELNHDDIGLEVAFSAMVFDYKDRVVYEYQISGGQKTLTRSNNRVVFPKLNPGSYQLKVWAKDPFTGEYTEPAKLSINVKYPFWRSPMAIGAYILFALLCFSLWMYRKNKVEQMIIAAHKETQNSEARLKLALESSGSGVWDWQLDNHLIYQPRLTTELDYPHDNVTLDEYLKIIHPNDRALFRIEWLEFVSTNKGTFNCTYRLQHKQGYWRWYKDYGKVMGWRETIPERVTGTYTNLTRERIFEERARLFGAAFEQTRDWVFILDKNLRIQACNTALQQAFDIEAEPDSSTKLHLGLSRQTRMSYLRAMTKLKPGEHYSAEERLTQPSGEVCFVLIKVSAIADANAELENYVVVMTDISSQKRTEQELYQLANYDLVTQLPNKVLFIDRVQHALSQSHNSSPVFVVAMRFKRLKRYQEALSAEQYAYAVRHLVSIMRQSFREQDSIGVEGGREFYILLEHAKGVSEVTRCISELMQHFEQPLAINGHDLSLDVCFGVACSPEDGVEAFSLCQNAKLALSHAMHQPQAGVHFFKQEMNKQVQRSFQLEKDLRRAIENGDFSNSYQPIISGTSKKIDGFEVSVNWPSYLQGDLKDIEHNVAQTGLCSAIRLQTLERALFELKQWHTHDSELYISLNLAALDFQNAELISQIESVLTRTGVAGRHVAFEITESIMMSDIPRVIEKMYQLKLLGCRLFMDDFGTGYASLTYLKQFPIDVLKIDRSFVVDIGVDSEHEVIVHASLSLAHSLGMQCIAEGITTAEQLRFLRMLGCDYFQGALFCEPQLGEHVSELCEKNWQAVFS, via the coding sequence ATGCAAAACATTTTTTCAAAGCTCGCAGTACTGCTTTTTTCAGTGATTTTATGCTTTAGTACACCCCTATCGCATGCGTCGCAAGTTTATCGATTGTCTCCCGCTGAGGGGTTATCTCAAAGTTATGTGAACTCTTTGATGTTTGATAAAAAAGGGTTTTTATGGCTGTCAACAGAAGGGGGACTAAACCGTTACGATGGTTATCAGGTGCTCAGTGTTAAAGGACCAAACGGCATACTTGATGAAGCAGTAATTGATGTGATCTATCAAGATCCCCAAGGTCGTATTTGGATAACATCCCGGGCATTTGGCATATATAGCTACGACCCACAAAAAGATGCTTTTCGGCAGTATATGAATTCTGCTCGCAGTGAAGAAGAGTTCCTGCAACTTGGCGTGAATGCCGTGCTAGCTAAAAATGCAGATCAACTGTGGTTGGCCCGTGGTGATAACGTGTCTTTGTTAGATATAAACTCAGGTGAAATAAGTATCGAAATTCCGCTGCCTATCGATAAAGAGCTTGGCTTTGTTCGAGCTTTAATGGCGGTTGATGATTATTTGTTTATTGCCAGTTCGCAAGGCGCATTTATTTATCATCAAAAATTAAAAAAGCTCATCTCGGTTAAACATATTGATACCATAGAACATGAGTTTCAGTTGCATACTAAGTCGTTTGCTTTACTCGACCCTGATACGTTGTTAATTGGGGCTGTCAAAGGGCTGTATAAGGTAGATATTAGTCAGCTTGAGCAGATGTTTGAATACACAGACAACCGCTGGGAGTACGAGACACTTATCAGCGATCTGAATATTTGGAAAATAGTGACCAAGCCCGACAAGTTAGTTTTGGGCACAGACAAAGGGTTGATGTACTTTAACGCTGATACAAAGGAAATAGCTCGAGATCAAAGGATTGCGCAAAGCCAATATAGTCTCACAGACACCGCGATTGTAGACTTTATTGAAGACTCACAGGGAGCACTTTGGGTAGCAACAAAAATGGATGGTGCTTTTTACTTACCCAAAAAGCAGTCTGTTTTCACCAATGTGAATGCTCTGACGGTCAAAGGCGAAGGTTTTTCGCACAGTAATGTTTGGGACCTACAAGCGTATGATGGCATGATTTGGGCTGCTACAAACGATGGGTTAACTCGGTACAACCCCAATACAGAAAAAACAAGGTATTACCTAAAAGGCTATCTCGGTGAGGCTATTCAGCCTGAATTTTCTATTTATCGAATGTATTTATACCGTGATGAATTTTGGCTGCTCACAAATCGAGGCCTTTTTGCTTTTAATCCTAAAACCCATGATATTAGGCGACCTTCAGTTAAGGACTCGCAATATAAAGAGGTGATGCAAGATTTTGTATTTGGTATTACGTTACTGCAAAGTGGTGATGTGTATTTCATTAACAATGACAAAGGTTTTTTCCATTACGACATAGAAAACCAGAAGCTGTCAAAACTTGCTGGTGATTTGCAAACACAAGACCCATTTTTATCTATGGGATTTAGTGCGCCCTTGCCAGACAAGCCTGAGCAGCCGTTGTATTTCTCGGGTGGAATATTGTATCGTTTTGACCCAAGCAGCCAGACTTTAGAGAAAGTTTATGCATCCCCCAATGCCAATGAGCATTCACCAGACAATATACTTACTTACACCATAGATAAGAATAATATTCTATGGTTAGCCATGTCTAATATGGGCTTAATTGGCTTGACATTAGATGGTTATGAAGTGGCTCACACTATTGATTTACGGCAGCTCAAACTAGAAACCCCAATGTATGAGATGCGCCAAGATAATGCGGGCATGATCTGGATGTCGTCACATAAAGGAATTTGGCGGTTAGACCCAGATAATTTGCACATGCAACAATTTATCACTGAGGATGGCTTATATTCTAATGAGTTTAACTGGGGCGCTTCTGAACAACTTCCCGATGGGACACTTGTTTATGGGTCCTTAAAAGGTTTTACTTGGTTTGACCCTGCAGTAAACCGGCCTCGTAAGCCTTTATTATCTAGGGTTAATATCACTTCAGTTGAATTGATGTCGCGCAAGCTTGATATTAATGGCTTAAAAGAAATTGAACACTTAGAGCTAAACCACGATGATATTGGTTTGGAGGTTGCTTTCTCCGCCATGGTGTTTGATTACAAAGATAGAGTTGTATATGAGTATCAAATATCTGGTGGACAAAAAACCTTAACGCGAAGTAACAACCGAGTGGTATTTCCAAAACTCAACCCTGGTAGTTATCAGTTGAAAGTATGGGCGAAGGATCCGTTTACTGGTGAATATACTGAGCCTGCCAAATTAAGTATTAATGTTAAGTATCCATTTTGGCGCTCACCGATGGCGATTGGAGCTTACATATTGTTTGCATTGCTTTGTTTTAGTTTGTGGATGTATCGCAAGAATAAAGTAGAGCAGATGATCATCGCCGCCCATAAAGAAACGCAAAATAGTGAAGCTCGACTGAAGTTAGCGCTCGAAAGTAGTGGTTCTGGCGTATGGGATTGGCAACTAGACAATCACTTAATTTATCAACCAAGGTTAACGACTGAACTGGACTATCCTCATGATAATGTCACGTTGGATGAATACTTAAAAATTATTCATCCAAATGATCGGGCCTTGTTTAGAATAGAGTGGCTAGAGTTTGTTTCTACGAATAAGGGCACTTTTAATTGCACTTATAGGTTGCAGCATAAGCAGGGCTATTGGCGTTGGTATAAAGATTACGGCAAGGTGATGGGGTGGCGTGAAACCATTCCGGAGCGAGTAACCGGCACGTACACTAACTTAACGCGCGAGCGTATTTTTGAAGAGCGAGCAAGGTTATTTGGTGCTGCATTTGAGCAAACCCGAGATTGGGTGTTTATTCTTGATAAAAACTTGCGCATTCAAGCTTGTAATACCGCTTTGCAGCAGGCTTTTGATATTGAAGCTGAACCAGACTCTAGTACTAAGCTTCATCTTGGTTTGAGTAGGCAAACTAGAATGAGTTATTTGCGTGCGATGACGAAGTTAAAGCCGGGTGAGCACTACAGTGCTGAAGAGCGATTGACTCAACCAAGCGGAGAAGTCTGCTTTGTTTTGATAAAAGTCAGTGCTATCGCAGATGCAAATGCAGAGCTGGAGAATTACGTTGTGGTTATGACCGATATCAGCTCGCAAAAACGAACAGAGCAGGAGCTATATCAACTGGCCAATTATGATCTTGTAACGCAATTACCCAATAAGGTTTTGTTTATTGATAGAGTACAACACGCTTTATCTCAAAGTCACAATTCGTCACCAGTGTTCGTTGTAGCAATGCGTTTTAAACGATTGAAAAGGTATCAAGAAGCGCTATCAGCAGAGCAATATGCATATGCAGTGCGCCACCTTGTGAGCATTATGCGTCAAAGTTTTAGGGAACAAGATAGCATTGGTGTTGAAGGTGGACGTGAATTCTATATCTTATTGGAACATGCAAAAGGTGTGTCTGAGGTTACCCGCTGTATCAGTGAGCTAATGCAGCACTTTGAACAACCCTTGGCAATCAACGGTCATGACTTATCTTTGGATGTGTGTTTTGGGGTTGCTTGTTCACCTGAAGATGGTGTTGAAGCTTTTTCTCTTTGCCAAAATGCTAAGCTTGCACTGAGTCACGCAATGCATCAGCCCCAGGCTGGCGTTCATTTCTTTAAACAAGAGATGAACAAACAAGTTCAACGTTCATTTCAACTTGAAAAAGATTTACGCAGAGCAATAGAAAATGGCGACTTTTCAAATAGCTATCAGCCGATCATTAGTGGAACAAGTAAAAAAATAGATGGTTTTGAAGTATCGGTTAACTGGCCTAGCTATTTACAGGGTGATCTGAAGGATATTGAACACAATGTTGCGCAGACAGGGCTGTGCTCAGCAATTAGGTTGCAAACCTTAGAACGCGCACTGTTTGAGTTAAAACAGTGGCACACGCATGATAGTGAGTTGTATATTTCGTTGAACCTTGCTGCGCTAGATTTTCAAAACGCCGAATTGATAAGCCAAATTGAGAGCGTGCTTACTCGCACTGGTGTTGCGGGCCGCCACGTGGCGTTCGAAATTACAGAGTCTATTATGATGAGCGACATTCCTCGGGTAATAGAAAAAATGTATCAGCTTAAGTTGCTCGGTTGTCGTTTGTTTATGGATGACTTTGGTACAGGCTATGCGTCATTGACCTACTTGAAGCAATTTCCGATAGATGTGTTGAAAATTGATCGCAGTTTTGTAGTGGATATTGGCGTTGATAGTGAACATGAGGTCATTGTTCATGCCAGCTTATCTTTGGCTCACAGTTTAGGAATGCAATGTATCGCTGAGGGGATCACAACCGCTGAGCAGCTAAGGTTTTTACGCATGCTTGGCTGCGACTATTTTCAAGGAGCGCTGTTTTGTGAACCACAATTGGGAGAGCATGTCAGTGAGCTGTGCGAAAAGAACTGGCAGGCAGTTTTTTCTTAA
- a CDS encoding substrate-binding periplasmic protein, producing MSKVLCHVSFIVLFIMPLLHAHALTFYAEDLPPYHFKNAKGLASGALVEITQAALKHADLEGEFSILPMARAYKELQEKPDALMLSLLRTAERETDFIWISQTYFADAYLVSLASNPIDPATLDAAQQFRVSTIRGYSSARFLQQAGFSEDENLVLVGHYKQLWQLLYKGRIDLVLTNTLTLENEILRSGLNPELIEKKLHLTRFPSQLWLSASKELDPQIATKLSAAMEYVKTSGIYAQILTRWQLPLPQSDK from the coding sequence ATGAGCAAAGTGTTGTGCCATGTAAGCTTTATCGTGCTGTTTATAATGCCCCTATTGCACGCGCATGCATTGACGTTTTATGCCGAAGACTTGCCACCTTACCACTTTAAAAATGCCAAAGGACTTGCCTCTGGTGCGCTCGTTGAAATTACCCAAGCAGCCCTTAAACACGCTGATCTTGAAGGGGAGTTTTCGATTTTGCCCATGGCCAGAGCCTACAAAGAGCTGCAAGAAAAGCCAGATGCATTGATGCTCTCATTACTTAGAACAGCTGAGCGAGAGACAGACTTTATTTGGATATCTCAAACCTACTTCGCCGACGCTTACCTTGTAAGTTTAGCTAGTAACCCGATTGACCCAGCAACTCTTGATGCAGCGCAACAGTTTCGCGTCAGTACCATTCGAGGTTACTCAAGCGCACGATTTTTACAACAAGCTGGGTTCAGTGAAGATGAGAATCTAGTCTTAGTTGGGCATTACAAACAACTTTGGCAATTGCTCTATAAAGGACGAATCGATTTAGTGCTTACGAACACGCTCACCCTCGAGAATGAAATACTCCGAAGCGGTCTAAACCCAGAACTTATAGAAAAAAAGCTCCATTTAACTCGTTTTCCTTCTCAGCTATGGTTAAGTGCGAGTAAAGAGCTAGACCCACAAATTGCTACCAAGTTAAGTGCAGCTATGGAGTACGTCAAAACCAGTGGCATCTATGCGCAAATCCTCACACGTTGGCAGCTCCCGCTACCTCAGTCTGATAAGTAA
- a CDS encoding GNAT family N-acetyltransferase, which yields MQTLQLDAISTPLINKFYKHHRGRGRANKQDQNWVVKDSEIVAACRVQNIQGILLLSSVLVASEHRGRGIARMLLTQVIAQQTCTVYTFAYRHLSSFYQQLGFYECVLPMQLQPYFDSYVAQKRDLVAMCLSN from the coding sequence GTGCAGACTCTGCAATTAGATGCCATATCAACGCCTCTGATCAATAAGTTTTATAAACATCACCGAGGACGCGGCCGAGCGAACAAGCAGGATCAAAATTGGGTTGTGAAAGACTCTGAGATAGTAGCGGCATGTCGGGTGCAAAATATTCAAGGCATATTACTATTGTCATCAGTGTTAGTGGCCAGTGAGCACCGTGGTAGGGGGATTGCTCGGATGTTACTGACTCAGGTTATTGCACAGCAAACCTGTACTGTTTATACCTTTGCTTACAGACACTTATCTAGTTTTTATCAGCAACTCGGTTTTTATGAGTGTGTTTTACCGATGCAATTACAGCCGTATTTCGACAGTTATGTTGCGCAAAAGCGCGATCTTGTGGCAATGTGTTTATCTAATTAA
- a CDS encoding bifunctional acetate--CoA ligase family protein/GNAT family N-acetyltransferase — MSIKQIGQFFNPQSVAVIGASNSPERAGFVVMRNLLQGGFKGPIMPVSPTNKAVHGVLAYPSITALPQVPELAVICTNKNTLETLLQQLAEIGCKNVVIIAAGLNNRQKTTLKKVAKLHSIQLLGPNCLGLLVPHIGLNASFSHTVAAPGNLAFVSQSAAVCSTILDWAQSKRIGFSYFVSVGDCLGIDFDELLDFLGRDAKTKAILLYIDNIDDVRRFISAARAAAFSKPVIVIKTGRTHAGAEAAYIHTGGKTSDDTVYDAMFQRAGMLRVNDLRELFAATQTLALHPKLLQVEHLTILTNGGGPGVMAVDTLLQRSGKLAQLEAHTRAALNAVIPQSNKTSNPVDLFGDSSPQRYKQALEILLKAPEVKNLLIIHTPSALAPSEEYAKIIASTLHTLPKMARPFVMTNFMGENAAYAARDICAENDIPTYRTPEGAVGAFMHLISYRRNQKHLTQTPESKSDNTQIDARGANKTIQSLLRQGHTQLSTHLARQLLCHYDINCIETRVALTPSEAKEVSIEMGFPIALKLISPSIASKSEVGGVVLNLNDSNEVEQTAFAMLLRIKKAYPDASIEGFSLQRMAPRAGAQELRIAVKTEENFGPVILLGEAGTGLEFSQAAVALPPLNMNLAKYLIAAAHDKGALKERAIPDKVDKYRLCDLLTRVSQLIIDQPDIWSIELNPILASNGQFLVLDANITLAQYQPTPGKKRLVIRPYPKDLVQHVTLKNGQHATLRPIRPEDERAHQEFDQSLSKEDRYRRFFGELPQFNHEQLAKMTQIDYDREMAFIISEPYKNTHRTLGVSRLLIEPDNDSAEFAIVVRSDSQGLGLGRLLMRAIIDYASKQRIASLSGITLPENTGMIELSKKLGFTITRDFEEGTVNMQLQLSTLC; from the coding sequence ATGAGCATAAAACAAATTGGGCAATTTTTTAATCCTCAGTCAGTTGCCGTTATCGGTGCGTCTAATTCACCTGAGCGTGCAGGTTTTGTCGTTATGCGTAACTTGCTACAAGGCGGCTTCAAAGGCCCTATTATGCCAGTTAGCCCTACAAATAAAGCCGTCCATGGCGTGCTCGCTTATCCAAGTATCACAGCGCTGCCACAAGTACCTGAGTTAGCGGTAATTTGTACGAATAAAAATACGCTCGAAACTCTGCTCCAACAATTAGCAGAGATAGGCTGTAAAAACGTAGTTATTATTGCCGCGGGGTTAAATAACCGACAAAAAACCACTTTGAAAAAAGTGGCAAAGCTACACAGCATTCAACTACTGGGTCCAAATTGCTTGGGCTTACTCGTGCCCCACATAGGCCTTAATGCGAGCTTTTCACATACAGTAGCAGCCCCGGGTAACCTTGCATTTGTATCGCAATCTGCGGCAGTTTGTTCCACTATTTTAGATTGGGCGCAAAGCAAGCGAATTGGCTTTTCGTATTTTGTTTCAGTGGGCGACTGTTTAGGTATCGACTTTGATGAGCTACTAGATTTTTTAGGCCGAGATGCAAAAACCAAAGCCATCTTGCTATATATTGATAATATTGACGATGTCAGACGATTTATTTCCGCGGCACGAGCTGCGGCATTTAGCAAACCTGTGATTGTCATTAAAACAGGCAGAACACACGCCGGCGCTGAAGCAGCCTATATACATACCGGTGGAAAAACCTCTGACGATACAGTTTATGATGCCATGTTCCAACGTGCGGGCATGCTCAGAGTTAATGATTTAAGAGAGCTTTTTGCCGCGACTCAAACCTTAGCATTGCACCCTAAATTATTACAAGTAGAGCACCTTACCATTCTCACCAATGGGGGGGGACCCGGTGTTATGGCTGTAGACACACTCTTACAACGCTCAGGTAAACTAGCCCAACTTGAAGCGCATACTCGCGCTGCTTTAAATGCCGTTATCCCCCAATCTAACAAAACTTCTAATCCTGTGGACTTATTTGGCGATTCATCGCCACAGCGATATAAGCAAGCGCTTGAGATTTTACTAAAGGCACCGGAGGTAAAAAACTTACTTATTATTCACACGCCTTCGGCGCTGGCGCCCAGTGAAGAATATGCAAAAATTATTGCCTCTACTTTACACACGCTCCCCAAAATGGCGCGACCTTTTGTTATGACTAACTTTATGGGAGAAAATGCAGCCTATGCTGCTCGAGACATCTGTGCCGAAAACGACATTCCAACTTATCGCACACCCGAGGGAGCAGTTGGTGCCTTTATGCACCTGATCAGCTATCGCCGTAACCAAAAGCACTTAACCCAAACACCTGAGTCAAAAAGTGACAACACACAGATTGATGCGCGCGGGGCTAACAAAACCATTCAATCTTTACTCAGGCAAGGGCATACGCAGTTATCAACACACTTAGCGCGTCAACTGTTGTGCCATTACGATATTAATTGTATCGAAACTCGGGTTGCACTCACGCCAAGTGAAGCCAAAGAGGTGTCGATTGAAATGGGCTTTCCTATTGCGCTCAAATTGATTAGCCCCTCTATCGCCTCAAAATCTGAAGTCGGTGGTGTAGTGCTAAATTTGAACGACAGTAATGAAGTAGAGCAAACGGCTTTTGCAATGCTACTGCGTATTAAAAAAGCCTACCCCGATGCGTCGATTGAAGGTTTTTCCTTACAAAGAATGGCGCCTAGAGCCGGCGCACAAGAGTTGCGTATTGCGGTTAAAACTGAAGAGAATTTTGGTCCTGTGATTTTGTTAGGTGAAGCTGGCACGGGCCTAGAGTTTTCACAAGCGGCTGTCGCACTTCCTCCTTTGAATATGAATCTTGCCAAATATTTAATCGCAGCCGCTCACGATAAAGGCGCACTAAAAGAGCGCGCAATACCAGACAAAGTGGATAAATACCGGCTCTGCGATTTACTCACCCGCGTTTCTCAGTTGATCATTGATCAACCTGATATATGGAGTATTGAACTTAACCCAATCTTGGCAAGTAATGGTCAATTCTTAGTGCTTGATGCAAATATTACGCTTGCCCAGTACCAACCCACACCTGGCAAAAAACGCTTAGTGATCCGACCATATCCAAAAGATTTAGTGCAGCATGTCACATTAAAGAACGGCCAACACGCGACTTTAAGGCCGATTAGGCCAGAAGATGAACGCGCTCACCAAGAGTTCGACCAATCTTTATCAAAAGAAGACCGATACCGCCGTTTTTTTGGTGAGTTGCCGCAGTTCAATCATGAACAACTCGCTAAAATGACACAAATCGATTACGACCGTGAAATGGCGTTTATTATCAGTGAGCCTTATAAAAATACGCATCGCACACTCGGTGTTTCAAGACTGCTCATTGAACCAGACAACGATAGTGCCGAATTCGCTATCGTTGTTCGCTCAGATAGCCAAGGCTTGGGCTTAGGACGGTTGCTTATGCGTGCCATAATAGACTATGCAAGCAAACAAAGAATAGCGAGCTTAAGCGGTATCACCTTGCCAGAAAACACTGGAATGATTGAGCTATCGAAAAAGCTAGGCTTTACTATCACAAGAGATTTTGAAGAAGGGACTGTGAATATGCAATTGCAGTTGAGTACATTATGCTAA
- a CDS encoding NUDIX hydrolase, with protein MSIMRNLNSTAVNIPSGSHFTRHTARAIVIKGEEILLLYTARYDDYSLPGGGMDKHETIEQALLRELQEETGAKSLTHITPFGRYEEYRPWYKPDYDNIHIVSDCYVCEICGEFSKPQMEDYEHANGMKPVWISLDKAIAHNQSTLESSEKQGLSLVRELHLLRKIKAELMP; from the coding sequence ATGAGCATCATGCGAAACCTCAACTCAACAGCTGTGAATATACCTTCAGGTAGCCACTTTACTCGCCATACAGCTCGAGCAATTGTGATAAAAGGCGAAGAAATTTTGTTGCTATATACCGCCCGATATGATGATTACTCACTACCTGGTGGTGGTATGGATAAGCACGAAACCATTGAACAGGCGCTACTGCGAGAACTACAAGAAGAAACAGGCGCTAAAAGTTTAACCCACATAACGCCTTTTGGACGATATGAAGAATACCGCCCTTGGTACAAACCTGACTATGACAATATCCACATTGTGTCAGATTGCTACGTGTGTGAAATATGCGGTGAATTTAGCAAACCGCAAATGGAAGACTACGAGCATGCCAATGGCATGAAACCCGTTTGGATCAGCCTTGATAAAGCGATTGCGCATAATCAAAGTACGTTAGAAAGCAGTGAAAAACAGGGACTGTCACTCGTTCGAGAGTTACATTTATTACGTAAAATAAAAGCAGAGCTAATGCCTTAG
- a CDS encoding SIMPL domain-containing protein — MIAAGLVLSTWLISQAFQDIKAMERTVHVKGLAEQEVMADTVIWPVFYKDADNDLEALVARLEKKNSAIRAFLTLHGFDDAEITQATPSIVDKYAQEYSQNERGFRYIAKSGMTVFSHQPIKVKQALRELNSLAKQGIAITQDDYQNRVEYMFTGLNDIKPQMVQEATQKAREVALKFAKDSDSQLGKIKSARQGQFSISDRDSNTPQIKTVRVVTSVEYYLSD; from the coding sequence ATTATTGCAGCGGGGTTAGTGCTTAGTACATGGCTGATATCTCAAGCGTTTCAAGATATAAAAGCCATGGAGCGGACGGTTCATGTTAAAGGCCTAGCTGAGCAAGAAGTAATGGCCGATACCGTTATCTGGCCTGTGTTTTATAAAGATGCAGACAATGACTTAGAAGCATTGGTTGCCAGATTAGAAAAAAAGAACTCGGCTATTCGTGCTTTTTTGACTTTACATGGCTTTGATGATGCAGAGATAACTCAGGCAACCCCTTCCATTGTTGACAAATATGCGCAAGAGTACAGTCAAAATGAGCGTGGTTTTCGCTATATCGCTAAGTCGGGAATGACGGTGTTTAGTCACCAACCTATAAAAGTTAAGCAAGCCTTGAGAGAGCTAAACTCGTTGGCAAAACAAGGGATTGCTATAACCCAAGACGATTACCAAAACCGCGTTGAATATATGTTTACCGGCCTTAATGACATCAAGCCGCAAATGGTGCAAGAAGCAACACAAAAAGCACGAGAAGTCGCGCTCAAGTTTGCTAAAGACTCTGACTCGCAGTTGGGTAAAATAAAGTCGGCACGGCAAGGCCAGTTTAGTATTAGTGATAGAGACAGCAATACACCACAGATAAAGACGGTAAGAGTGGTGACCAGTGTGGAGTATTACTTATCAGACTGA
- a CDS encoding ion transporter, with translation MLNTYREKTAALLEGSGHFYKAGKYLDLFLIALIMTNVIAIVLESVPSLAKQYQSEFLQLELISVAIFTCEYLLRLWSCVDKLEYKHLSCSDIKKRIKYFFSALAIIDLLAILPTLLMVFITFDLRFLRVIRLLRIFKLTRYSRAMQLLLAAFKEEGSSLLAAFFIMSVVLIMASCGIYLLEHDVQPSKFGSIPQAMWWAMATLTTVGYGDVVPITAAGRFFGGVITLLSMGMVAIPTGLLASSFADQLRKRRDAFNEAVLHSLHDGVIDPKEKEHLEMLRIELGLSHTEANQAIKMMSSQRAHALYCRHCGNKL, from the coding sequence ATGCTAAACACATACCGAGAAAAAACAGCAGCACTGCTAGAGGGTAGCGGTCATTTTTACAAAGCCGGAAAATACTTAGACCTATTTCTAATCGCATTGATCATGACCAACGTCATAGCCATTGTGTTAGAGTCGGTACCAAGTTTGGCAAAACAATACCAGAGCGAATTTTTACAACTGGAACTTATCTCTGTTGCCATTTTTACCTGTGAGTATTTACTTAGGCTTTGGAGTTGTGTTGATAAGTTAGAATATAAACACCTGTCTTGTAGCGACATAAAAAAGCGCATTAAATACTTCTTCTCTGCGCTGGCTATCATTGATTTACTGGCCATTTTACCCACTTTACTCATGGTGTTCATCACCTTCGACTTACGCTTTTTACGCGTTATTAGGCTATTACGTATTTTTAAACTCACCCGTTACTCTAGAGCAATGCAACTGCTGTTAGCGGCTTTTAAAGAGGAAGGTAGTAGCTTACTGGCAGCATTTTTTATCATGTCTGTTGTGTTGATCATGGCTTCATGCGGAATATATTTGCTCGAGCACGATGTACAACCCAGTAAGTTTGGCTCTATCCCACAAGCTATGTGGTGGGCAATGGCAACCTTAACCACCGTAGGCTATGGTGATGTTGTGCCGATTACCGCTGCGGGGCGCTTTTTTGGTGGGGTTATCACTTTACTCAGTATGGGCATGGTTGCTATCCCAACCGGCTTACTCGCTTCAAGTTTTGCCGACCAACTCCGTAAACGCCGAGATGCTTTTAATGAAGCGGTATTACATAGTCTGCACGACGGCGTTATCGATCCCAAAGAGAAAGAGCACCTTGAAATGCTGCGTATAGAATTAGGGTTAAGTCACACAGAAGCAAATCAAGCAATCAAAATGATGAGCAGTCAACGCGCCCATGCCCTCTATTGCAGACACTGTGGCAACAAGTTGTAG